A single region of the Pieris rapae chromosome 19, ilPieRapa1.1, whole genome shotgun sequence genome encodes:
- the LOC110994947 gene encoding 4-coumarate--CoA ligase 1: MASTLRRALSLTIKKRNVYKTSFLQNSTDSKILTSVFKNLEDSNLTINEFVWQNLDRWPDKTFTVCATTGHGYTYAQTHRMSINFAASLRTKLKLRNDDTVAIILPNVPEYPCISLGILEAGCIISMMNPAYSAHDLQRQLEMIKCKAIVSSKLSYPNIAEALNSMQKKLPVILIDNDELPETTIRFSEFANDLNVDVGCLKAVKRSSKDVAIMPFSSGTTGFPKAVVCTHKSVVAFNNAILDPNVSGVEEATATYQSVMPGVLPFFHIFGFNVLMLNLMCVGVKLVTISQFKPEVFLETLVRHRTQHMYAVPPMIIFLAKHPAVTSAHLQSLKGIVCGAASLAKSDVEALLKKNRNIRFRQGYGLTETNGGIVIGRNDDTNYAAVGHVVGSCQIKISDLETQEALGPGQEGEILVRGPVLMSGYYENEEANKEVFTSDGWFKTGDIGKYDENKYLYITDRLKELIKVKGFQVPPAELETILRTHPKVLDCAIVGIKDPLSGEVPKAFVVPQAKQTIDPKELLEYVNKQVVAFKKIKEVQFVTEIPKNPAGKVLRRVIKEMYC; the protein is encoded by the exons ATGGCTTCAACATTAAGACGTGCTTTAAGcctgacaataaaaaaaagaaatgtgtataaaacttcttttttacaaaacagcactgattcaaaaatattaacatcagtttttaagaatttagaaGATTCAAATCttacaattaatgaatttgTGTGGCAAAACTTGGACAGATGGCCAGACAAAACTTTTACA gtGTGTGCAACCACAGGCCACGGTTACACATACGCACAAACACATCGTATGTCGATAAATTTTGCTGCGTCGCTCCGGACGAAATTGAAATTGAGAAATGACGACACAGTAGCCATAATACTACCGAATGTTCCAGAATATCCCTGTATTTCACTGGGAATATTGGAAGCCGGTTGTATAATCAGTATGATGAATCCTGCGTACAGTGCtc ATGACTTACAACGCCAGCTGGAAATGATAAAATGCAAAGCGATAGTATCATCAAAGCTATCGTATCCGAACATCGCAGAGGCCCTGAACTCTATGCAGAAGAAACTACCTGTGATACTAATAGACAACGATGAGCTACCAGAGACAACAATAAGATTCTCAGAGTTCGCCAATGACCTGAATGTCGACGTGGGCTGTTTGAAGGCCGTGAAACGTAGTTCAAAAGATGTCGCCATAATGCCATTTTCGAGTGGTACAACTGGTTTCCCGAAAGCCGTTGTTTGCACCCACAAATCTGTTGTGGCGTTTAACAACGCCATTCTAGATCCGAATGTTAGTGGTGTGGAGGAGGCTAcag cGACTTATCAGTCAGTGATGCCGGGAGTGTTGCCATTTTTCCACATATTTGGCTTCAACGTGCTTATGTTGAATTTGATGTGTGTGGGTGTCAAACTGGTAACGATAAGTCAGTTCAAGCCTGAAGTGTTTCTGGAGACACTGGTCCGGCATAGGACTCAACATATGTACGCTGTTCCACCTATGA TAATATTTCTGGCAAAACATCCGGCTGTCACATCCGCGCATCTCCAATCGCTCAAAGGTATCGTGTGTGGAGCGGCCTCTTTAGCCAAAAGCGACGTTGAAGCTCTGCTAAAGAAAAAC AGGAATATCAGATTCCGTCAAGGCTACGGTCTGACTGAGACCAACGGTGGCATAGTAATTGGACGCAATGATGACACGAATTATGCCGCTGTTGGACATGTAGTTGGGAGTTGCCAGATTAAAATTTCTGATCTCGAAACCCAGGAGGCGCTTGGGCCAGGACAG GAAGGTGAAATTTTGGTCCGTGGCCCGGTGCTCATGAGCGGGTACTATGAGAACGAAGAAGCCAATAAGGAAGTGTTCACATCAGATGGCTGGTTCAAAACCGGTGATATCGGCAAATACGACGAGAataagtatttgtatatcaCTGACCGGCTAAAAGAACTTATTAag GTGAAAGGATTCCAAGTACCGCCAGCGGAGTTGGAGACCATTCTCCGAACTCACCCTAAAGTCCTTGACTGCGCCATCGTGGGTATTAAGGACCCGTTAAGCGGCGAGGTGCCTAAAGCCTTCGTAGTGCCACAAGCCAAACAGACCATCGACCCGAAGGAATTATTAGAATATGTGAACAAGCAAGTAGtggcgtttaaaaaaattaaggagGTTCAATTTGTGACTGAGATACCTAAAAACCCCGCTGGTAAGGTTTTAAGACGCGTTATCAAGGAAATGTATTGTTAA